One Clostridium estertheticum DNA segment encodes these proteins:
- a CDS encoding TraX family protein codes for MSTSMLKIIACLLMLIDHMGAALFPEAIIMRMIGRLSFPIFAYLIAIGYSKTNSFSKYLYRLLLFAAVSQIPFSLAFSEEISVHSFSDFLRFFVGSPSPYLNIFFTLAIGLIAIRAWDKGESTIGKIVAALALGITAQVFSTDYGIYGVAMILAFYIFRDNKIKTVISQTSVFILFYASQILLAISRYPGISIKLIWFNQALSILALVFIFSYNGKKGKNLKYLFYAFYPVHLLVIGLIKIFM; via the coding sequence ATGAGCACTAGTATGTTAAAAATTATAGCATGTTTATTAATGTTAATAGACCATATGGGAGCAGCACTTTTCCCAGAGGCTATAATTATGAGAATGATAGGAAGATTGTCATTCCCTATATTTGCTTATTTAATTGCTATAGGATATTCTAAAACAAATTCATTTTCTAAATATTTATACAGATTGTTACTATTTGCAGCTGTATCTCAAATACCATTTTCATTAGCCTTTAGTGAAGAGATTAGTGTACATAGTTTTTCGGATTTTCTAAGATTTTTTGTAGGGAGTCCATCTCCATATTTAAATATCTTCTTTACTTTAGCAATTGGATTAATAGCAATACGTGCATGGGATAAAGGAGAATCTACAATTGGGAAAATAGTAGCTGCCTTAGCATTAGGTATAACCGCTCAAGTTTTTAGTACAGATTATGGAATCTATGGAGTTGCTATGATTCTTGCATTCTATATTTTTAGAGATAACAAAATTAAAACAGTTATATCTCAAACCTCTGTATTTATATTATTTTATGCATCACAAATTTTACTAGCTATCTCAAGATATCCTGGTATATCAATTAAGCTTATTTGGTTTAATCAAGCATTATCGATACTCGCATTAGTTTTTATATTTAGCTATAACGGTAAGAAGGGTAAAAATTTAAAATACTTATTTTATGCTTTTTATCCAGTACATTTATTAGTAATAGGATTAATAAAAATTTTCATGTAG